In Anseongella ginsenosidimutans, one genomic interval encodes:
- a CDS encoding TonB-dependent receptor domain-containing protein yields MKKLLILLTAVIVSCSAWAQAQVSGKITGTVTDSLSGQGLAFASVSLLNPQGKTVNGALTDDNGNFVIENVPAGSYRLQAAFVGYLTKTSQLLELKQGQAELNAGALAIAPDAEVLEGVTVEGQKALYENKIDKLVYNAERDATNSGGNAGDVLRKVPMVTVDLEGSVQLRGSGNVRVLINGKPSSVIASNVEDALKMIPSDEIKSVEVITSPSAKYDAEGTAGIINIITKKKGIQGLSGNVNLSAGTRNSNAGLDVNYRKNRFGINAGLGGNLFNSNGYQSSERINNASDANRFLLQEGNNDMSNSGLRGQFGMDYDIDTTSNISTSIRFNDFSRDFDNYQGTIMMNAGEVPVSQFSRNTDGSMDMEGLDWTMDYRKTFKRPQQELTASAQYSKGTRGNGYDLFQTNEAGEINLREKSFNDNLNKETTFQVDYIHPFKKEGTVLEAGAKSILRDISSDYQFSIMDENGAYIPDPSRSNVFDYRQDVYAAYTTFAFKFGKKYGLKLGARWEQTQIDGDFASTGTSFSNTYGNLIPSITLSRELKPGQTIKASYSRRIQRPSLWFLNPYVDQSDSLNVRYGNPELKPELSNSYELGWSTFFKKTSLNASLYWRNTSDVIESVSTIEEGVTSTTFSNVSSSTSVGLNLFGSTQITPKWTVSGSVNLYDYRIKSNVDNQYSNESFMYNLNMNSNLSFGEGFSASLFAMFNSPRTTLQGTSSSWSMMSVGLKKELFDKKASIGINVNNPYKKHQEFKRDLTGVNFTQNSVFGFEFRSVSLNFSYRFGKVDFKQQRRRRGGIDNNDQKQGDGNQMGM; encoded by the coding sequence GCAGGCGCAGGTAAGTGGAAAAATTACCGGTACCGTTACCGATTCTCTTTCGGGCCAGGGGCTCGCATTTGCATCCGTTTCCCTGCTCAATCCGCAGGGTAAAACTGTCAACGGGGCGTTAACCGATGATAATGGCAATTTTGTCATTGAGAACGTGCCGGCCGGCAGTTACCGGCTGCAGGCAGCTTTTGTAGGATACCTTACCAAAACAAGCCAGCTGCTGGAGTTGAAGCAAGGGCAGGCGGAGCTGAACGCCGGCGCACTGGCCATCGCTCCCGATGCGGAAGTGCTGGAAGGCGTGACCGTGGAAGGGCAAAAGGCCTTATATGAAAATAAGATCGACAAGCTGGTTTATAATGCGGAACGCGACGCTACCAATTCCGGCGGCAATGCAGGTGATGTGCTTCGCAAAGTTCCTATGGTGACGGTAGATTTGGAAGGAAGCGTGCAGCTCCGCGGCAGCGGCAACGTACGGGTGCTGATCAACGGCAAGCCTTCGAGCGTCATTGCTTCAAACGTGGAGGATGCACTGAAAATGATTCCCTCTGACGAAATAAAAAGCGTGGAGGTGATCACCAGCCCCTCCGCAAAGTACGATGCCGAAGGTACGGCGGGGATCATCAATATCATTACCAAGAAAAAAGGTATCCAGGGACTCAGCGGAAACGTAAACCTTTCGGCGGGTACCCGCAACAGCAATGCCGGACTGGATGTGAATTACCGGAAGAACAGGTTTGGCATCAATGCCGGCCTGGGCGGGAACCTCTTCAATTCAAACGGCTACCAAAGCAGCGAACGGATAAACAATGCCAGCGATGCCAACCGTTTCCTTTTGCAGGAAGGCAACAACGACATGAGCAATTCGGGCTTGCGCGGACAGTTCGGTATGGATTACGATATAGACACCACTAGTAATATCAGCACAAGCATACGCTTCAATGATTTCAGCCGCGATTTTGATAATTACCAGGGAACCATCATGATGAATGCCGGCGAAGTCCCGGTAAGCCAGTTTTCGCGGAATACTGACGGAAGCATGGACATGGAAGGCCTGGACTGGACCATGGATTACCGTAAAACGTTCAAGCGCCCGCAGCAGGAACTCACCGCTTCGGCCCAGTACAGCAAGGGAACCCGCGGTAACGGTTATGATTTGTTTCAGACCAATGAAGCCGGGGAGATCAACCTCAGGGAAAAGAGCTTCAATGATAACCTGAATAAGGAAACCACTTTCCAGGTAGATTATATTCATCCCTTTAAAAAAGAAGGAACGGTCCTGGAAGCAGGCGCAAAAAGTATTCTCCGGGATATCAGCAGCGATTACCAATTCAGCATCATGGATGAAAACGGGGCGTATATCCCCGACCCTTCGCGCTCCAATGTTTTTGATTATCGCCAGGATGTTTATGCAGCTTATACCACTTTCGCCTTTAAATTCGGAAAAAAATACGGCCTCAAGCTGGGCGCCCGCTGGGAACAAACCCAGATAGACGGGGACTTCGCCTCTACAGGTACCAGCTTCAGCAATACCTATGGCAACCTGATCCCGAGTATTACGCTTTCCCGGGAGCTGAAACCCGGTCAAACTATTAAAGCCAGTTACAGCCGGCGTATCCAGCGTCCCAGCCTCTGGTTCCTTAACCCCTATGTTGACCAGTCCGACTCCCTGAATGTCCGTTACGGGAACCCGGAACTCAAACCGGAACTGAGCAACTCCTACGAGCTTGGATGGAGTACCTTCTTTAAAAAGACCTCTTTGAACGCCTCCCTTTACTGGAGAAATACCAGTGATGTGATCGAAAGCGTGAGTACTATCGAGGAAGGCGTAACCAGCACTACGTTCAGTAACGTCTCCAGCAGTACCTCCGTGGGCCTTAATTTGTTCGGTTCCACCCAGATCACCCCAAAATGGACGGTCAGCGGCTCGGTGAACCTGTATGATTACCGGATCAAAAGCAACGTGGATAACCAGTACAGCAACGAAAGCTTCATGTATAACCTGAATATGAATTCCAACCTTTCTTTCGGAGAGGGCTTCAGCGCCAGCCTTTTTGCCATGTTCAATTCCCCCCGGACTACCTTACAGGGAACATCTTCATCCTGGTCAATGATGTCAGTAGGGCTTAAAAAGGAATTGTTCGACAAAAAAGCCAGTATCGGCATCAACGTGAACAACCCATATAAGAAACATCAGGAATTTAAAAGAGACCTTACCGGTGTGAATTTCACCCAGAACAGCGTCTTCGGCTTCGAGTTCCGCTCGGTAAGCCTTAATTTCAGCTATCGTTTCGGTAAAGTAGACTTTAAGCAGCAGCGCCGCCGCCGCGGAGGCATCGACAATAACGACCAGAAGCAGGGAGACGGGAACCAGATGGGCATGTAA
- a CDS encoding ATP-binding protein yields the protein MDEKLLALEKFNFWNGNVPSLGFPRTGYTEKIYDYTGNKLIKVLVGQRRVGKSYILRQIAKRLIDDGVNPKNILYINKEFIEFDFISDYKDLEGVLNIYKKKISASGKKFLFVDEIQNIKGWEHFVNSHSQDFAEPYEIFISGSNSKMSSGELATLLSGRYVQFEIFPFSFIEYSGVMQVDISKQSFLQYMEGGALPELFGLPNEETRRNYIAAIKDTVLLRDIIQRHSIKDPRLLEDIFVYLVNNASNLVSITNIVNFFKSHKRNTSYDTISNYIGYITDTFLIHKAARYNIKGKETLTGNCKYYINDLSYKNYLYSGFGYGIGYKLENLVYLELRRNGYQVYTGTLGAKEVDFVATKGDRLIYLQSAYLLPDMQTADREYAPLKAIRDNYEKLVISLDDITLPSNEGIKHVQAWNLPAIL from the coding sequence ATGGACGAAAAATTATTGGCTTTAGAGAAGTTTAATTTTTGGAATGGAAACGTTCCGTCTCTCGGTTTTCCACGAACCGGGTATACGGAAAAGATTTATGATTATACGGGGAATAAACTCATTAAAGTTCTTGTGGGGCAGCGGCGAGTGGGAAAGAGCTATATCCTGCGGCAAATAGCTAAGCGTTTGATTGATGATGGCGTAAACCCAAAGAATATCCTTTATATCAACAAAGAATTCATAGAGTTCGATTTTATTTCAGACTATAAAGATCTTGAAGGGGTATTGAATATTTACAAAAAGAAGATAAGCGCCTCTGGAAAAAAGTTCCTTTTCGTCGATGAAATTCAAAATATAAAAGGCTGGGAACACTTTGTAAATTCACACTCTCAGGATTTTGCCGAACCTTATGAAATCTTTATCAGCGGCTCCAATTCAAAGATGTCATCCGGAGAATTGGCTACGTTATTGTCGGGGCGATACGTACAATTTGAAATATTTCCATTCAGCTTCATTGAATATTCGGGAGTGATGCAAGTGGATATTTCAAAACAAAGTTTCCTGCAATATATGGAAGGCGGCGCTTTACCCGAATTATTCGGGTTACCTAATGAGGAAACCCGGCGTAATTATATAGCAGCTATTAAGGACACCGTATTACTACGCGATATCATACAACGTCATAGTATTAAGGACCCCAGGTTGCTCGAGGATATCTTTGTCTATTTGGTTAACAACGCTTCCAACCTGGTCTCGATAACCAATATTGTTAACTTTTTTAAAAGCCATAAGCGGAACACATCATACGACACGATTTCAAACTATATCGGTTATATTACAGATACATTCCTGATACACAAGGCCGCACGTTATAATATCAAAGGCAAGGAAACACTCACCGGTAATTGCAAGTATTACATAAATGACCTTTCTTATAAAAATTATCTTTATTCCGGCTTTGGTTACGGCATAGGATACAAGCTTGAAAACCTTGTCTATTTGGAACTTAGAAGAAACGGGTACCAGGTATATACGGGTACTCTTGGCGCTAAAGAAGTAGACTTCGTAGCAACTAAAGGAGACCGCCTGATATATTTGCAAAGCGCTTATCTTTTGCCGGATATGCAAACTGCTGACCGCGAGTATGCTCCGCTAAAAGCTATCCGGGACAATTACGAGAAGCTGGTAATTTCCCTGGACGATATCACCCTTCCATCCAACGAGGGCATAAAGCATGTACAAGCCTGGAATTTACCGGCAATACTTTAA